In Candida orthopsilosis Co 90-125, chromosome 4 draft sequence, the genomic stretch GTTAACGTCACTAAACAACACTTGTGTGACATTCACTTGGATAACAAATTCAGACGGAGTACAAGAATGGAATTGAATGGAGTATCGTTGAGATCACCCACCAagaataaaacaaaagtGTTTCTCAACATGAACAAGAGTCTGAACCCGAGCAACTCCACTGGGTTTATGAGAGAATATAATGAAGATTCGACATTTACCACCTCGGGTTCTGGAAAGATTGATTCGAGAAAATACCAGGATCCAAAATTATTGCaaacacaattgaaaaaaagaaaattgcaaaatgatCGAGCAAATGAGTTGTTGGAGAGGAAATTGTCCAAACTATCATCAAGAAATCCCATCGTTGAAAGCTTGAATATCAAGAATAGAAGTGGTGAATCAATCCGACAAAACCCCCAATCCAGCCATTTTCCCTCATCGATGATATCTAAAATAGGATTTGACCCAACTAATCAAGACAATGATAAATCCAAAGAGACACATCCAGAAAGACTTCAAGAATTGTACGAACTAAGTGCAAAATGCTCAACCAATAAGTCACTTGTGTCCTCTCTGGATGATAAAAGGAGTAAATTACAAAAGTGGCAGAAAAATATAAACACCTTGAAAAACTACGACTCGAAATTAATGGagctgaatttgaatttgagcAAACCTGTGGTTAATAGTATAAAGAAGGTGGGTGTGGTGCAGAATAGAGTAACAAAAACTAGCCGCGTCGTTTTCagtgatgaggatgatgatgatgaaattaacGATAAGCGtattgacgatgatgacgatgatgactTAAATATAGTCTTTGGTAATGATGACATGAAGGCTAAGTATGAAAAAGTGGTAGGTAGATAGACTGGATGTACAACTTATATCCAATCAGTGCGATTTAGATCACTCGTAGTTATGTCTCGTAGCTGCTGTATAGTCATAGCTATATATTTATATGCAACACAATTGATCTACCTAGTTCTTCgtcatttttgaatagCTTGAATTGATACGTTTTGAATGTATTGGCACGCAACACAAAACAGAAAATATTCTTTGTTCCTGGCGTGTCTGTGTCGTTCAGCTCGCACCATACCGACCCAGCACGTAGTCTCAGAGTAGAGCTATGAGTTGATTGTCTTTTCCCTTCATCCATAAGGTGATCCCTTGAAAAACATGTAAATTCATTACTTAAGCTctcttttgcaaccattTTCTGTAATCTACAACTTCAATGTCGTTAAACGCCGAGAAATCTCATGAACTCCGAAAATACTAAGTCTCAGCACAGATGTATTTGCGCTCCTTTGCCGTTGTCAAATAAGCTCATCTTGTTGAAGGTTAATTAAAGTGCCACGTGAGGTATGCTTATTACGCGATAGCCTCATCTCATTTTTATATAGCATGAATAATACCTTATGCTTTTGAGATTATTACGTGTAACAATATACCGCCTTTACTTTCAATTATTTATGTTTTGAAATGGTTTACACGCCTTTAGTCGAGTCTGTTTGCTGTCTCctttacacaaaacaagAGGCAACGTGAACCGACAAAAAAAACATATTTAAAATTGTATGAAATTTATTCTGGCAATAATTGGGGGAGAAAACACAAGTCACtgaaatatttcaattgaccCAATTTACCCAATTCGAAGAAAATCTTTACAACCGGACTTTTAACTTTTGGTAACTTATAACATTCAGTGATTAATTCATTCTTACCAACAATGGCCACTTCTGTTTCGACTCCAAAGAGACATACCAAATCTCAATCAACTTATGTATGTACCAACATGATTGCTTTTTCCAGTCAATCccatttgatttttacTAACAATAGAACCTTAGGCTTTTGACAATACAGCAACCAATGTTGCTGCTTCTCAAATGAGAAATGCTTTGAACAACTTGGCAGACACTGTTCAAGATCCTGAAGTCAAGAgaaagtttgaaaatgaaatggataacttcttttctttgtttaGAAGATACTTGACTGAAAAGGCTTCAGGCACCACCTTGGATTGGGAAAAAATTAGATCGCCATCTGCCGATGAAGTTGTCGCCTACTCCAAGCTTGACGATGATAAGTCCCATGCATCTGCTAATTTGTCGAAATTGGCTGTTTTGAAACTTAATGGTGGTCTAGGTACTTCCATGGGTTGTGTTGGTCCTAAATCTGTTATTGAAGTTAGGGATGGAAACACATTTTTGGACTTGTCGGTTAGACAAATTGAGCACTTGAATAGAACATTTGATGCTGATGTTCCATTGCTTTTGATGAACTCCTTTAACACTGATGCTGATACTGCCAAGATCATCAAAAAGTATCAAGGCCACAGAATAAGAGTCAAGACTTTTAACCAATCTAGATTCCCAAGAATATACAAGGATTCTCTATTGCCAGTTCCAGAATCCTATGACGATTCACTTGACAGTTGGTACCCACCGGGACATggtgatttgtttgaagCCTTGGTTCAATCTGGGGAGCTCGATGCATTGTTAGCTCAAGGTAGGGAAATCTTGTTTGTTTCCAATGGTGATAACTTGGGTGCAACTGTTGACAACAAAATTCTTTCTCATATGATTGAAACTGGTGCTGAATATATTATGGAGTTGACCGACAAGACAAGAGCTGATGTCAAGGGTGGTACATTGATCAACTACCAAGGAGAAGTTAGATTGTTGGAAATCGCACAAGTTCCAAAAGAGCATGTCGAAGAGTTCAAGAgtatcaaaaaattcaagTACTTCAACACTAACAATTTATGGATCAACTTGAGGGCTATTAAAAACTTGGTGGAAGCAAATGCTATTGAAGCTGAAATcattccaaatcaaaagtcAATCTCTAAAGGTAACTCTGAGATCAACGTTTTGCAATTGGAAACTGCTGTTGGTGCTGCTATTAGACACTTTAAGGGCGCCCACGGTGTGGTTGTCCCAAGATCGAGGTTCTTGCCAGTTAAAACCTGTTCCGATTTGTTATTGGTCAAATCAGATTTGTTCTACTTAGAACACGGTGCATTGAAATTAGATCCTACAAGAGATGGATTTTCTAAcccattgatcaaattgggATCTCACTTTAAAAAAGTTAGTGGTTTCCAAGCTAGAATTCCTCATATGCCAGGAATCTTGGAATTGGATCATTTAACCATTACAGGAAATGTCCATATCGGTAAAGGTGTGCAATTGAAAGGTACCGTGATTATTGTTTGTAATGATGGTGATAAGATTGATATTCCAAatggatcaattttggagaACGTGGTGGTTACTGGTAACTTGACCCTCTTAGAACATTAAAAAAATCGCGTATATTATAATATAAATTTAATTAAGCAAATCCTTAGCTTCAgtcaaatcttcatctcCCGTATAGCTATCCAAATACTCCTGCAATGATTTCTTTAATTGCTCGATTCTCGTTGAAACTTGTGGAACCATTCGTTGACTTTCTTCAAGCACTTCAACTTGTTTCTTTAATTCATATTCGTCAGCATTATTTGTCTTCATTCGATTGACATATTGCTCTTGTTCGGTGACTTCTTGTTGGTACAAGTTCTTCTCTTTGATGAGTCTCTTCAAAGCATTCACTTTGATTTGTAATTGTGTTGGAGCCATCGTTGTAGGATGTTTTGCAAGAATGTGTGTGGTGTTGATACAGATTTCGCGTCtttaaatcaaaacattttttTACATTTAACTAAACAATTATAATAAGAAAACTAATTTGTTGTAAAGACATAGTGAAGACTCTTTGGATCCCAGCCACCACTGCCATAACCATCACCCAAGTCTTGATTAACCTTTGCGGCTTTAATGACATAAAatgtttcatcatcattgatcCTTACGATTGAATTGTGCCAAGGAGTAGGAATGTGCAAAAGATCCGTGCATCTTGGCTCCTTGTGATCTTGAATACTTTCGATTGGAAGGCATTGTTCAGTTCCAATTTTACTCAATAATGAGATTCCAAATTTAGGACCAGCGTTGTTGTGAGCATGTATTGAAAATCTTAGATGAAATGGAAACATCAACTccaccaaatttgaatatgCATCATTACGCTTTATCATTTCGTATGCCACTTGGCTAACAAtctttttaaactttttccTAGTCATCTTTCCAACTTTAGGatgaaattgcaaatcTTCAGTCATGAATTTGGAGAATCCACGGAACAAATATAGTCTTGCATGACCTGGTGTCTTGATATCCTCCCTCAATTTACCATTATCAGTATCGCACGATGACATTAATATCTTGCGACAAACTTCTGATACGGGATCTATCTCAGTACCTAAGAAGTGGCCCAAGTCAACATGCTCAACCATTGCTGGAAGCTCTTTGGAAAATTCGAAAATTTCCGGCAATGAGCAGAATTTAATTGGTGATGTGTCCGCTTGTTTAATCTTTTTATACATTTGCTTCAACGCAGCTGAATATCGATTTACTTTGGAATCATCAACGGCAATACAATCGCTAAACACGTGACCGTCACTGACAATCCAAATGATTATACCAGGAGGATATATTTTATGAACTTCCTCAGCGAAATGTAATAACCTCTGCAAGGCAAGCTCCTCCCCCTTATCGGGTAAGTCACCAGACACTTTTTCATAGTTGGATGATTTGCACGGGAAAGCTGGTAAAACAGCTTCCAAAGGTTGGCCACGAGatgtgaaaaattcaacactTGATCTGAAATGCTCCCTACCAATTTCATCCCACATGTCGTGCTCAACAGTGtgcttcaatttttcagcaAATGTGTCGGTCACCAAATCGGAAAATTCTGACAAATCCTctattttggaaaagcCCACTTTTGACCGAGTGATTAATAAATTGATGAACCAAAGCACGAAATCGGTAACTGAAATTTGCAAAGTGACAACCCCttgtaatttttcaccaatcTGCTTTTCCCATACAAAATACCTATCACCGATCAGAGCTTGAGAAAACCCTTCtttatattgaaaatactTGGCATTGACGATCTCGTTTGTTAAATCATctgaaaatttgttgaacttTCTATAACTCAAGATCATGTTGCTGTCACGACTATATATCATGCAGATATTTTCATATATCGTTGGCGGGCAAGCCCCATCAATAGTGGTGTCACTACTGGCACTGGAATTTaatgataaagttgaaacaGACTCCATTGGTGGTGATCTGGTGATACAATACCGTATATCCGATATGGAGATTTTGAGCTCTTTTATAAGTCGAGGGGAGGCTACTGCGCCATCCTCAGATCTATTTTGGTGctcaatttctttgagTTACCTAAAAATGTGGATAAGGAAATTGAGAGAAGTGCTATTCTGCTATATGACGTAACATTGTGTTGACAGGAGAAGGGATACAGAAATCATAAATACCATGAATGGCGTCTCGTATATTTATTCGGTTGGTGAAGGAGAAAAGACCA encodes the following:
- a CDS encoding Ugp1 protein (protein similar to UTP-glucose-1-phosphaturidyl transferase) is translated as MATSVSTPKRHTKSQSTYAFDNTATNVAASQMRNALNNLADTVQDPEVKRKFENEMDNFFSLFRRYLTEKASGTTLDWEKIRSPSADEVVAYSKLDDDKSHASANLSKLAVLKLNGGLGTSMGCVGPKSVIEVRDGNTFLDLSVRQIEHLNRTFDADVPLLLMNSFNTDADTAKIIKKYQGHRIRVKTFNQSRFPRIYKDSLLPVPESYDDSLDSWYPPGHGDLFEALVQSGELDALLAQGREILFVSNGDNLGATVDNKILSHMIETGAEYIMELTDKTRADVKGGTLINYQGEVRLLEIAQVPKEHVEEFKSIKKFKYFNTNNLWINLRAIKNLVEANAIEAEIIPNQKSISKGNSEINVLQLETAVGAAIRHFKGAHGVVVPRSRFLPVKTCSDLLLVKSDLFYLEHGALKLDPTRDGFSNPLIKLGSHFKKVSGFQARIPHMPGILELDHLTITGNVHIGKGVQLKGTVIIVCNDGDKIDIPNGSILENVVVTGNLTLLEH
- a CDS encoding Dit1 protein (S. cerevisiae homolog DIT1 has catalytic and has role in ascospore wall assembly), producing the protein MIYSRDSNMILSYRKFNKFSDDLTNEIVNAKYFQYKEGFSQASIGDRYFVWEKQIGEKLQGVVTLQISVTDFVLWFINLLITRSKVGFSKIEDLSEFSDLVTDTFAEKLKHTVEHDMWDEIGREHFRSSVEFFTSRGQPLEAVLPAFPCKSSNYEKVSGDLPDKGEELALQRLLHFAEEVHKIYPPGIIIWIVSDGHVFSDCIAVDDSKVNRYSAALKQMYKKIKQADTSPIKFCSLPEIFEFSKELPAMVEHVDLGHFLGTEIDPVSEVCRKILMSSCDTDNGKLREDIKTPGHARLYLFRGFSKFMTEDLQFHPKVGKMTRKKFKKIVSQVAYEMIKRNDAYSNLVELMFPFHLRFSIHAHNNAGPKFGISLLSKIGTEQCLPIESIQDHKEPRCTDLLHIPTPWHNSIVRINDDETFYVIKAAKVNQDLGDGYGSGGWDPKSLHYVFTTN
- a CDS encoding Rbl2 protein (S. cerevisiae homolog RBL2 has beta-tubulin binding, has role in microtubule cytoskeleton organization and localizes to cytoplasm), giving the protein MAPTQLQIKVNALKRLIKEKNLYQQEVTEQEQYVNRMKTNNADEYELKKQVEVLEESQRMVPQVSTRIEQLKKSLQEYLDSYTGDEDLTEAKDLLN